The nucleotide sequence AACCCCCGGCGGCCGGCGGGGATCCGCCGGCCGCCGCTTCACATCATCACCACACATCATTCAGGAAGAGGAAGAAGCTCCGCTGATCTGGATGTCGACCTTGCGGGGCAGGGCCTGGTCGGCCTTGGACAGGATGATGCGCAGCACCCCCTTGTCCATGTGGGCGGACACCTTCTCCAGATTGATCTCGTCCGACAGGCGGTAGCGGCGCTCGAAACTGCCGAAGAGGCGGCTGGAATACTCCACCCGATCTCTCTCGCCCAGGGCCTCACGGTTGTGAACACCCTTGATCACCAACTCGTTGCCTTCCACGAGGATTTCCACGTCCTCGCGATCCAGGCCCGGCAGA is from bacterium and encodes:
- a CDS encoding Hsp20/alpha crystallin family protein, with protein sequence MFFNTLLPASLHREIARSFAQPSVATPSIGHLIRGEVIEREHHWELNLDLPGLDREDVEILVEGNELVIKGVHNREALGERDRVEYSSRLFGSFERRYRLSDEINLEKVSAHMDKGVLRIILSKADQALPRKVDIQISGASSSS